Proteins found in one Mycoplasmopsis gallopavonis genomic segment:
- a CDS encoding IS3 family transposase: MLIFYIFKGEKMGKHFTEEQEKEIYNTFFQLGKKDAIELMYKYGAKAKDKYVKARLRRILKHYNFNMNKKPRKPGTGRSRKAKEQDINWDIFTREDLIEIAKRYREITKDKFKTEKVQEASHINMASYKLAILLYLCRQTISKHKRNNFAPRIKSRKIKYQDLIIDSFKQNRSKYGRQKLKYFILKHYKIDINERTLGRYMNALGLFCNVRKRKKLKEVKNTSVIKENIVNRDYNDVYNRNIYATDVTYLPATKDAINNNVYLSVVIKHKTKEIISFSLSKFNDSKLIYKTFENVDFEKSFILHSDHCSTYTSDDFSRFIQNKGGIISLSKVGNSLDNRVVEYWFSNLKTELIRDLNIKAMTLSELEKVISNYVHWYNKFRIQSCLNWKTPYEYSMGLSNLINC, translated from the coding sequence ATGTTAATTTTTTATATTTTTAAAGGAGAAAAAATGGGAAAACATTTTACAGAAGAACAAGAAAAAGAAATTTATAATACATTTTTTCAATTAGGTAAAAAGGATGCGATTGAACTGATGTATAAATATGGTGCAAAAGCAAAAGATAAATATGTGAAAGCGAGATTACGAAGAATATTAAAACATTATAATTTTAATATGAATAAAAAACCAAGAAAGCCTGGAACCGGTAGGTCAAGAAAAGCGAAAGAACAAGATATAAATTGAGACATTTTTACACGAGAAGATTTAATTGAAATTGCAAAAAGATATAGAGAAATTACAAAAGATAAATTTAAAACAGAAAAAGTTCAAGAGGCATCACATATTAATATGGCTTCGTATAAACTTGCTATTTTGTTGTATCTTTGTAGACAAACAATATCCAAACATAAAAGAAATAATTTTGCTCCTAGAATTAAATCCAGAAAAATAAAGTACCAAGACTTGATTATTGATTCATTTAAACAAAATAGATCTAAATATGGTAGACAAAAATTAAAATATTTTATCTTAAAGCACTATAAAATAGACATAAACGAAAGAACTCTGGGAAGATATATGAATGCCTTAGGTTTATTTTGCAATGTCAGAAAAAGAAAAAAACTAAAAGAAGTAAAGAATACATCTGTCATAAAAGAAAACATTGTTAATAGAGATTATAATGATGTATATAACAGAAATATATATGCTACTGATGTAACATATCTTCCAGCGACAAAAGATGCAATAAACAATAATGTTTATCTTTCAGTAGTAATTAAACATAAAACTAAAGAAATAATTAGTTTTTCTCTTTCTAAATTTAATGATTCCAAATTAATTTACAAAACATTTGAAAATGTTGATTTTGAAAAAAGTTTTATATTACATTCAGATCATTGCTCAACTTATACATCTGATGATTTTTCTCGTTTTATTCAAAATAAAGGTGGAATAATTTCACTTTCAAAAGTAGGAAATAGTTTAGATAATAGAGTTGTGGAATATTGATTTTCAAATTTAAAAACTGAATTAATTAGAGATTTAAATATCAAAGCTATGACTTTGAGTGAACTAGAAAAAGTGATATCTAATTATGTTCATTGATACAATAAATTTAGAATTCAATCATGTTTGAATTGAAAAACCCCATACGAATATAGTATGGGGCTATCCAATTTGATAAATTGTTAA
- a CDS encoding aspartate--ammonia ligase produces the protein MYIPKLSVRQTQSAIQDLKKIFHEELKKNLNLTRATAPLFVSKESGLNDGLNGEEPVWFLPRDSKERLEVVHSLAKWKRYALQKYHFAPYEGLYTDMNAIRREEILDNLHSYYVDQWDWEKVILRKDRNLDFLKQTVNQIYEALKATKLKLQKLFPTLTDQLANEVYFISSQELEDLYPNLSIQDRETQLAKEKGAIFVYQIGYPLKSKLIHSKRAFDYDDWDLNGDLIVYSHVLQSAIELSSMGIRVDQESIVKQSGLSAEEVKKLSPYHKAVVEENLPLTIGGGIGQSRVSMFLLEKAHIGEVQASYWPEEYREKVAKEGIELL, from the coding sequence ATGTATATTCCAAAATTAAGTGTTCGCCAAACACAAAGTGCGATTCAAGATTTAAAAAAAATTTTTCATGAGGAACTTAAGAAAAACCTCAACCTTACTCGTGCAACAGCTCCACTTTTTGTTTCAAAAGAGTCAGGTTTAAATGACGGTTTAAACGGAGAAGAGCCTGTTTGATTTTTACCAAGAGATTCAAAAGAGCGTCTTGAAGTTGTTCATTCACTCGCTAAATGAAAGCGTTATGCTTTACAAAAATATCATTTTGCACCTTATGAGGGTCTTTATACAGATATGAATGCAATTAGAAGAGAAGAAATACTTGATAACTTACACTCTTATTATGTTGATCAATGAGATTGAGAAAAGGTGATTTTAAGAAAAGATCGTAATTTAGATTTTTTAAAACAAACAGTAAATCAAATTTATGAAGCTTTAAAAGCTACTAAATTAAAATTACAAAAATTATTCCCAACTTTAACTGATCAGTTAGCTAATGAAGTTTATTTTATTAGCTCACAAGAACTTGAAGATTTATATCCAAATTTAAGCATTCAAGATCGTGAAACTCAATTAGCAAAAGAAAAAGGAGCAATTTTTGTTTACCAAATAGGATACCCCTTAAAATCAAAATTAATTCATAGTAAACGTGCTTTCGACTATGATGATTGAGATTTAAATGGTGATTTAATTGTCTATTCACATGTTCTTCAAAGTGCTATTGAGCTTTCTTCAATGGGGATTAGAGTAGATCAAGAGAGTATTGTCAAACAAAGTGGTTTAAGTGCTGAGGAAGTAAAAAAACTTTCACCTTATCATAAAGCTGTTGTTGAAGAAAACTTACCATTAACAATTGGTGGTGGAATTGGTCAATCAAGAGTAAGTATGTTTTTATTAGAAAAAGCACATATTGGCGAAGTACAAGCGAGTTATTGACCAGAAGAGTACCGTGAAAAAGTTGCTAAAGAAGGAATTGAACTTCTTTAA
- a CDS encoding IS1634 family transposase — translation MSYSLCKKKQNGKYYLVLAISKGFKKGYGNQIGLGYWEDIKEKYGLSSIEDIKEIAKKVDTSLDKTVAKEEFFKLLKPTSVKTSIQNIGVDLIYKVIKELDLFSALPKSKHKSLEEVLEFFIATRIILPRSYMSQYKNKSDFINDINVKKSSIYNYLDVIFENKNSVLVNLFQKINEFTNRNNKVFHFDNTTVYFESFTREGIRKNGFSKDGKHNEDQVVIAMAVDENGIPIHYKVFPGNTADGKTMLSFVLELQSIYKIKDIIIVADRGINNNANLRFLEQKGIKYIFQKRLDTLSIGMKKFILEDKHYVFRDEMFWKEQIVESVWNKNRFNGKYRKWCVFFSPGKKTLDKLKRNNFIDKLNKKTVNGELPLSSLVPEYKKKYMDIDGKTVGKLNWEKIKKKESEDGFYIIETNILDLTPEKANEIYRKQWKVEENFRTLKSSLQVRPVFVHNEQHILAHLLLCFIALVVLKYCLYKLKKYYEINGEIQKVTLDLFVDSLRMMTITKKEVNGKVVQEIINDLDENHKENIKIYKDFIACMS, via the coding sequence ATGAGTTACAGTTTATGCAAGAAAAAACAAAATGGAAAATATTATTTAGTTTTAGCTATTTCTAAAGGTTTTAAAAAAGGTTATGGAAATCAGATTGGTCTAGGGTACTGAGAAGATATCAAAGAAAAGTATGGATTATCTTCAATTGAAGATATAAAAGAAATAGCAAAAAAAGTAGATACATCTTTAGATAAAACTGTTGCAAAAGAAGAGTTTTTTAAATTATTAAAACCTACTTCTGTAAAAACAAGTATCCAAAATATTGGAGTTGATTTAATTTATAAAGTTATTAAAGAATTAGATTTATTTTCGGCATTACCAAAAAGTAAACATAAATCGTTAGAAGAGGTTTTGGAATTTTTCATAGCAACTAGAATTATCCTTCCAAGAAGCTATATGTCACAATATAAAAATAAAAGTGATTTTATAAATGATATTAATGTTAAAAAATCATCAATATATAACTATCTTGATGTTATTTTCGAAAATAAGAATTCTGTTTTAGTCAATTTATTTCAAAAAATAAATGAATTCACAAATCGTAATAATAAAGTTTTTCACTTCGATAACACAACAGTTTATTTTGAAAGCTTTACAAGAGAAGGAATAAGAAAAAACGGTTTTTCAAAAGACGGAAAACACAATGAAGATCAAGTAGTCATAGCAATGGCTGTAGATGAAAACGGAATACCAATACACTATAAAGTGTTCCCAGGTAACACGGCTGATGGTAAAACAATGTTATCCTTCGTTTTAGAACTTCAATCAATCTATAAAATAAAGGATATTATAATAGTTGCAGATCGTGGAATAAATAACAATGCAAACTTACGTTTCCTAGAACAAAAAGGAATTAAATATATATTCCAAAAAAGATTAGATACATTAAGTATTGGGATGAAAAAATTCATTCTTGAGGACAAACATTATGTTTTTAGAGATGAAATGTTTTGGAAAGAACAAATTGTTGAATCTGTTTGAAACAAAAATAGATTTAATGGTAAATACAGAAAATGATGTGTGTTTTTCAGTCCTGGGAAAAAGACTTTAGATAAATTAAAAAGAAATAATTTTATTGATAAATTGAATAAGAAAACTGTAAATGGAGAACTCCCACTTAGTTCTTTAGTTCCAGAATATAAAAAGAAATACATGGACATTGATGGCAAAACAGTGGGTAAATTAAATTGAGAGAAAATTAAGAAAAAAGAATCTGAAGATGGTTTTTACATTATTGAAACCAATATTTTAGATTTAACACCAGAAAAAGCTAATGAAATTTACAGAAAACAATGAAAAGTAGAAGAAAATTTCAGAACATTAAAATCTTCTTTACAAGTTAGACCTGTTTTTGTTCATAATGAACAGCATATACTTGCACATCTTTTATTATGTTTCATTGCTCTTGTTGTTTTAAAATACTGTCTTTATAAATTAAAGAAATATTATGAAATCAATGGAGAAATACAAAAAGTGACGTTAGATTTATTTGTGGATTCATTAAGAATGATGACTATAACAAAAAAAGAAGTAAATGGAAAAGTGGTACAAGAAATAATTAATGATTTGGATGAAAACCACAAAGAAAATATAAAAATTTATAAAGATTTTATCGCATGTATGAGTTAA
- a CDS encoding glucose PTS transporter subunit IIA: MFSLFKGKVFSSQKEKSKNNSGSGKVRKVLSKISGAFMLPISVMAIAGMFLGIGAAINSNSSSEGLKIFGSFITNLGDPIFFLLPLLFAIAFVIAFTDEAGVAVFATVIGYTVFLAIQSVFIWDKSTSHLTTTNVYDIVLDKNNIANEFGNVVVNNQKLAVAYDQVGTPTYYLLSNEASLQDHIILVQVKKVNDVISFADSKGKALNLALNAQNVLVQTKVNPGYTVLFSGLGRNPESLYKLVGSSLGIKSLQTSVFGGIIVGLVVQWIYRRFHTIQLPSAISFFGGKRFVALVTIPLMAILAFVFLIFWPWVGVALNAAGKGLGQLKYGDSFVFGWIERSLIPFGLHQVFYSPLWYTPVGGDVESALNSYLASKEGLAAVAKLTDQQAADLESFKTFVAENAARLQGDSTISLNIIKWDKNQVFGKPVFDFLAQDLGIRVGRFMDGKFSIMMFGLPGAAVAMVLAAPKENRKVTLGTVLPAAATSFLIGVTEPIEFTFLFLSPVLFWVFHAGLAAVSFLLANVLGVHIPMAFSGGALDMVIYGMVNVQKGTNFYWPFVVGVPYFFIYLGLFYWFIRWKDLETPGRGGNTKLFTKADYNASKNDASTTTSDLGNVDKKALDIVVAYGGIDNITAFNNCASRLRYDVKDASLVSESKLKAAGAFGVKYEGQHHVQAIFGPAAEQLNAKIKSQREAIREYLAKNPQFTEADVIEATQKAFNDQTEELINPVKLQTVARGKIMNLSELNDGAFSTGALGQGFAVKFASDKEGNVYSPVDGQVDLVFGTKHAYGISTKEGVKLLIHIGIDTVKLNGEGFTSLVQTGDHVKAGQNIAKVDLELLASKNIQSDVICVVLQEGSHKDFSFTNEELEAQTTTTLVGEVR; this comes from the coding sequence ATGTTTTCACTATTTAAAGGAAAAGTTTTTTCTTCTCAAAAAGAAAAATCAAAAAATAATAGTGGTTCAGGAAAAGTCAGAAAAGTTTTATCAAAAATTTCTGGTGCCTTCATGCTTCCTATTTCAGTTATGGCAATTGCCGGAATGTTTTTAGGAATTGGTGCTGCAATTAACTCTAATTCATCATCAGAAGGTTTAAAGATTTTTGGTTCATTTATCACTAACTTAGGTGATCCAATTTTCTTCTTATTACCACTTTTATTCGCAATTGCATTCGTTATTGCGTTCACAGATGAAGCTGGTGTTGCTGTTTTTGCGACAGTTATTGGATATACAGTATTCTTAGCAATTCAGTCAGTCTTTATTTGAGACAAATCAACTTCACATCTTACTACAACTAATGTTTATGACATAGTTTTAGATAAAAACAACATTGCAAATGAATTTGGAAATGTTGTTGTTAACAACCAAAAATTAGCAGTAGCTTATGATCAAGTTGGTACACCTACTTACTACTTATTAAGTAACGAGGCGTCTTTACAAGATCACATTATTTTAGTACAAGTTAAAAAAGTAAATGATGTTATTTCTTTTGCTGATTCAAAAGGAAAAGCATTAAATCTTGCTCTTAATGCACAAAATGTTCTTGTACAAACTAAAGTAAACCCAGGTTATACAGTGTTATTCTCAGGACTTGGAAGAAATCCTGAATCACTTTATAAATTAGTTGGTTCAAGTTTAGGTATTAAATCACTTCAAACTTCTGTTTTTGGTGGTATTATTGTTGGATTAGTGGTTCAATGAATTTACAGAAGATTCCACACAATCCAATTACCAAGTGCTATTTCATTTTTTGGAGGAAAAAGATTCGTAGCTTTAGTTACAATTCCTCTTATGGCTATTTTAGCCTTTGTTTTCTTAATCTTTTGACCATGAGTTGGGGTTGCTTTAAACGCCGCAGGTAAAGGATTAGGACAATTAAAATATGGTGATTCATTTGTTTTTGGATGAATCGAAAGATCATTAATTCCATTTGGATTACACCAAGTATTTTACTCACCACTTTGATATACACCAGTTGGTGGGGATGTTGAGAGTGCGTTAAATTCTTACTTAGCATCTAAAGAAGGTTTAGCAGCAGTTGCTAAATTAACAGATCAACAAGCTGCAGACTTAGAGTCATTTAAAACTTTCGTTGCAGAAAATGCCGCAAGATTACAAGGTGACTCAACAATTTCACTTAACATTATTAAATGAGATAAAAACCAAGTATTTGGTAAACCAGTATTTGACTTCTTAGCACAAGATTTAGGAATCCGTGTTGGAAGATTTATGGATGGTAAATTCTCAATTATGATGTTTGGATTACCAGGAGCTGCTGTTGCTATGGTTTTAGCTGCTCCAAAAGAAAATAGAAAAGTTACATTAGGAACTGTTCTTCCTGCTGCTGCTACATCATTCTTAATAGGGGTAACAGAACCAATTGAATTTACATTCTTATTCTTATCACCAGTATTATTCTGAGTATTCCATGCAGGTTTAGCAGCTGTATCATTCTTACTTGCAAACGTACTTGGAGTACACATTCCAATGGCCTTTTCAGGTGGAGCACTTGATATGGTTATTTACGGTATGGTTAATGTTCAAAAAGGAACAAACTTCTACTGACCATTTGTTGTCGGAGTTCCATACTTCTTTATCTACCTTGGATTATTCTACTGATTCATTCGTTGAAAAGATCTTGAAACACCAGGTAGAGGTGGAAATACAAAATTATTCACAAAAGCAGATTACAACGCAAGCAAAAACGACGCTTCTACAACAACAAGCGATTTAGGAAATGTTGATAAAAAAGCTTTAGATATCGTAGTAGCATACGGTGGAATTGATAATATTACAGCATTTAATAACTGTGCTTCAAGATTAAGATACGACGTTAAAGATGCTTCATTAGTATCAGAAAGTAAATTAAAAGCAGCTGGTGCTTTTGGAGTTAAATACGAAGGTCAACACCATGTTCAAGCAATTTTTGGACCTGCTGCTGAACAACTTAATGCTAAAATTAAATCTCAAAGAGAAGCAATTAGAGAATATTTAGCAAAAAACCCTCAATTTACAGAAGCGGATGTAATTGAAGCTACACAAAAAGCTTTTAACGATCAAACAGAAGAATTAATTAACCCAGTTAAATTACAAACTGTTGCACGTGGAAAAATTATGAACTTATCAGAACTTAATGACGGTGCGTTTTCAACAGGTGCACTTGGACAAGGTTTTGCTGTTAAGTTTGCTTCTGATAAAGAAGGTAATGTTTATTCACCAGTTGACGGTCAAGTAGACTTAGTGTTTGGAACAAAACACGCTTACGGAATTTCAACTAAAGAAGGCGTTAAATTATTAATTCACATCGGAATTGATACTGTAAAACTTAATGGTGAAGGATTTACATCACTTGTGCAAACAGGAGATCATGTTAAAGCTGGTCAAAATATTGCAAAAGTAGATTTAGAATTACTTGCAAGCAAAAATATTCAATCAGATGTTATTTGTGTTGTTCTTCAAGAAGGATCTCACAAAGACTTCTCATTTACAAATGAAGAATTAGAAGCTCAAACTACAACAACTCTTGTTGGTGAAGTTAGATAA
- a CDS encoding holo-ACP synthase — MKNIGVDLTKISRFVAASDSFAQRILSPAEYSDYLKITNEKKALFLARAWAIKEAIFKANNSYFSFSKIELQKINHRWTFKNFSISISHDGDDLIAFVIEN; from the coding sequence ATGAAGAATATAGGTGTAGATTTAACTAAAATCTCACGTTTTGTAGCTGCGTCAGATTCTTTTGCTCAGAGAATTTTATCACCAGCTGAATACTCAGATTATTTAAAGATAACAAATGAAAAAAAAGCATTATTCTTAGCTCGTGCCTGAGCAATTAAAGAGGCAATTTTTAAGGCTAATAATTCTTATTTTTCATTTTCGAAAATAGAACTTCAAAAAATTAATCATCGTTGAACTTTTAAGAATTTTAGTATTTCAATTAGCCATGATGGCGATGATTTAATTGCCTTTGTAATTGAAAATTAG
- a CDS encoding LemA family protein — MANIFDQRQERKEESFTPAVDNRPVKAQAGTLGKVVWYGSFIFLIPIISHVSTRNSLLEQQNAIQEAASGIDIQLTKRFDTLSKLYQQVKGYKEMEQSVFEEISRLRNLTNSGNTAANSAEIESLNQNIFSRLIAVVENYPDLKASKLFQELMDETINIEREIAASRRLYNSKVNRFNSQLFTWPSAVIADSLGLETIPLYSASKTQIQDVQMNF, encoded by the coding sequence ATGGCAAATATTTTTGATCAAAGACAAGAAAGAAAAGAAGAATCTTTTACACCAGCAGTTGACAATAGACCTGTTAAAGCACAAGCTGGAACTTTAGGAAAAGTGGTTTGATATGGATCATTTATCTTCTTGATTCCAATTATTTCACATGTTTCAACAAGAAACTCTTTACTTGAACAACAAAACGCAATTCAAGAAGCAGCTTCAGGGATTGATATCCAACTCACCAAACGTTTTGACACTTTAAGTAAGTTATACCAACAAGTTAAAGGTTATAAAGAAATGGAACAATCTGTTTTTGAAGAAATTTCAAGATTAAGAAATTTAACAAACTCAGGAAATACAGCAGCAAATTCAGCTGAAATTGAATCACTTAATCAAAATATTTTTTCAAGATTAATTGCGGTTGTTGAAAACTATCCAGATCTTAAAGCTTCAAAATTGTTCCAAGAATTAATGGATGAAACAATTAATATTGAAAGAGAAATCGCAGCTTCAAGAAGACTTTACAATTCAAAAGTTAATAGATTTAACTCACAATTATTTACTTGACCATCAGCAGTTATTGCAGATTCATTAGGTCTTGAAACAATTCCGCTTTACTCAGCTTCAAAAACACAAATTCAAGATGTGCAAATGAATTTCTAA
- a CDS encoding lysophospholipid acyltransferase family protein: MKKFAFNITLKKILFALPWIHRARKLWSMSRKYKRTPEMVSLNERYSYLLKLSKKIIKMHNVNYVIKGLDNLPNNGGVLLTPNHKSNIDALLIIAALEKQTEALGDSHKFPTFVAKKELEKKRVLKHALKLLDTVSIDRANFRESLAKVLEFGEYLKKEKRYGVIFPEGTRVQGDDLGEFKAGAFKTAQKNYLNIIPVAIINSEQALNSKRRGRIKVIVSFLKPIKASTIIGQDAKALGEKVRKSIIDEIKKYDKE; encoded by the coding sequence ATGAAAAAATTTGCTTTTAACATAACACTTAAAAAGATTTTATTTGCTTTACCTTGAATTCATCGTGCAAGAAAACTTTGATCAATGTCAAGAAAATACAAAAGAACACCAGAGATGGTTTCTTTAAATGAACGTTATTCATATTTATTAAAATTATCAAAAAAAATTATTAAAATGCATAATGTTAACTATGTAATTAAAGGACTTGATAATTTACCAAATAATGGTGGAGTTTTATTAACACCAAATCATAAATCAAACATTGATGCTTTACTTATTATTGCTGCTTTAGAAAAACAAACAGAAGCACTTGGAGATTCACACAAATTTCCTACTTTTGTTGCTAAAAAAGAACTTGAGAAAAAGAGAGTTTTAAAACATGCTTTAAAATTACTCGATACTGTTTCAATTGATCGTGCTAATTTTAGAGAAAGTTTAGCTAAAGTACTAGAATTTGGAGAATATCTTAAAAAAGAGAAAAGATATGGCGTGATTTTTCCAGAGGGTACAAGAGTACAAGGTGATGATTTAGGTGAATTTAAAGCAGGTGCTTTTAAAACTGCTCAAAAAAATTATTTAAATATCATCCCGGTTGCAATTATTAATTCAGAACAAGCTTTAAATAGCAAACGAAGAGGAAGAATTAAAGTTATTGTTTCTTTCTTAAAACCAATTAAAGCAAGCACAATTATAGGACAAGACGCCAAAGCACTTGGTGAAAAAGTTAGAAAATCAATTATTGATGAGATTAAAAAATATGACAAAGAATAA
- a CDS encoding low temperature requirement protein A yields the protein MKLFKHKKVELTELFFDLVFVFAISRLTHVLGHLHHGFIAMDEYLKYIIMFLALIATWTLETTFVNRYGNNGIMSRGAIFANMFFLMIFSVEITAKWEESFVPATLGLMLYIMTTMFQFLYVRIKNKNLTENDKYVANIFIAMTAMMVTLFIIGLIIGYKYGNYLAIIATILAWIIPLIYIKRISKVPMNFGHLLERMTLLTIVFFGETVVTISLFFKFKNIDFDTVFVFLIMVGMFYLYITYYDDLIEINQATSGMHLIYTHVLIFISIAGLTVGIGFLHSSVKINNLFRVTFLVINMFIFILGLHVGSRYIKGYFKLDFKYYILTASIWMTAFALMFLFNNSRFIVSFILTSAIILQIINVKFQTIFDKMEHSRLQEKQKNEK from the coding sequence ATGAAATTATTTAAACACAAGAAAGTAGAATTAACAGAATTATTTTTTGATTTAGTTTTTGTTTTTGCAATTTCAAGGTTAACACATGTTCTAGGACATTTGCACCACGGTTTTATTGCAATGGACGAATATTTAAAATATATAATCATGTTCTTGGCTTTAATTGCAACTTGAACGTTAGAAACAACCTTTGTTAATAGGTACGGAAATAATGGAATAATGAGTCGAGGGGCAATTTTTGCAAATATGTTCTTCCTAATGATTTTTTCAGTTGAAATTACAGCAAAATGAGAAGAATCATTTGTTCCCGCTACTTTGGGATTAATGCTTTATATTATGACTACCATGTTTCAATTCCTATATGTGAGGATTAAAAATAAAAACCTGACAGAAAACGATAAATATGTTGCAAACATTTTTATTGCAATGACAGCAATGATGGTCACCTTATTTATCATTGGATTAATAATTGGATATAAGTATGGAAATTATTTGGCTATTATTGCAACAATTTTAGCGTGAATTATTCCTCTTATATATATTAAACGAATTTCAAAAGTGCCAATGAATTTTGGTCACTTACTTGAAAGAATGACTTTGCTCACAATAGTGTTTTTTGGGGAAACTGTTGTGACAATAAGCCTCTTTTTTAAATTTAAAAATATTGATTTTGATACAGTTTTTGTCTTTTTAATTATGGTCGGCATGTTTTACTTGTACATAACTTATTATGATGATTTAATCGAGATAAATCAAGCTACAAGTGGAATGCATCTTATTTATACACACGTTCTAATTTTTATCTCTATTGCAGGTTTAACAGTTGGAATCGGATTTTTACACTCATCTGTCAAAATTAACAATCTATTTAGAGTTACATTTTTAGTTATCAATATGTTTATCTTTATTCTTGGATTGCACGTTGGAAGTAGATATATTAAAGGATATTTCAAACTTGATTTCAAATATTACATTTTAACAGCTTCAATTTGAATGACAGCTTTTGCATTAATGTTTCTTTTTAATAACTCACGTTTTATTGTGTCATTTATTTTAACTAGTGCAATTATCTTGCAAATTATTAACGTGAAATTTCAAACAATTTTTGATAAAATGGAGCATTCTCGTTTACAAGAAAAACAAAAAAATGAAAAATAA
- a CDS encoding MAGa7180 family putative nuclease: MAKRKYYNKKDYFIDLENRQMILSDSLFAALKSNNQWTKYKKIGGSSIGDILLKDEPFKSEFGAFCHITRLKLPVMINKYVHAGTVLEPLIFDKLRESQPNKWSSKILNYVAADYNYDYFAGKDEIFGGVPDGYMSTLEEFNLENEINELKKQLTNFKNNNKIEEIAKLEDQIALLEYKFNKEHREKGVILEIKTAGIKKMAKWDAGEVDLSYRKQSQLYSYLNGNLRYIIIALFLEENDYQNPADVDLNQRNMRSYKYEINELEVQDDITKVRNWYKYYTNTKVSPLFDLQKDQDQIDYLLCENEEQWIALLEKWKSIGKADPEIQP, from the coding sequence ATGGCTAAAAGAAAATATTATAATAAAAAAGATTACTTCATTGACTTAGAAAATCGTCAAATGATCCTAAGCGATTCGCTTTTTGCTGCTTTAAAATCAAATAATCAATGAACAAAGTACAAAAAAATCGGAGGAAGCTCTATTGGAGATATTCTTTTAAAAGATGAACCTTTTAAATCTGAATTTGGTGCATTTTGTCACATCACAAGATTAAAACTTCCTGTAATGATTAATAAATATGTTCATGCAGGGACCGTTCTTGAACCACTAATTTTTGATAAATTAAGAGAAAGTCAACCTAATAAGTGATCTTCAAAAATTTTAAATTATGTTGCCGCCGATTATAACTATGATTATTTCGCTGGTAAAGATGAAATTTTCGGAGGAGTGCCTGACGGTTATATGTCAACTCTTGAAGAATTTAATTTAGAAAACGAAATTAATGAGTTAAAAAAACAGTTAACTAATTTTAAAAATAACAATAAAATCGAAGAAATTGCAAAGTTAGAAGATCAAATCGCATTACTTGAATATAAATTTAATAAAGAACATCGTGAAAAAGGTGTGATTTTAGAAATCAAAACAGCAGGAATTAAAAAAATGGCTAAATGAGATGCGGGTGAAGTTGATTTATCGTATCGAAAACAAAGTCAATTATATTCTTATTTGAATGGTAATTTACGTTACATTATTATTGCTTTATTTTTGGAAGAAAATGACTATCAAAATCCAGCTGATGTTGATTTAAACCAAAGAAACATGCGAAGCTATAAATATGAAATTAACGAACTAGAAGTTCAAGATGACATTACCAAAGTTCGTAATTGATATAAATATTATACAAATACAAAAGTTTCGCCTTTATTTGACTTGCAAAAAGACCAAGATCAAATTGATTATCTTCTTTGTGAAAATGAAGAACAATGAATTGCACTTTTAGAAAAATGAAAATCAATCGGTAAAGCCGATCCTGAGATTCAACCATAA